The region GTCGGTTTCGCTGGTCGTGGTCTCCGTCGTGGTGGTCTCGGCCGTGGTGGTCGGGGTCGCCGTCTCGGTCGTCGGGGCCGCCGTGGTGGGGACCGGCCCGGAGGAGGTGCTGTGCGCGCCGCCCACGCACCCGGACGCGAGGTAGAACGCCGCCACCCACGGCACCAGCCGGACCATCGGGACCGCCGTCCCGCGCAGCGACTCGGACATCGCCGCCTTCTCCGACGTTTCTTCCCACGTACCTGTGCCTAACCGGTCGATCATCCCGGGCAGCATAGGAACGCATCCGGCCGCCTGTACTCCATTCGGGGAAAGTCACCGCTTGACCAGCGGATCACCGCTCCACGGGCTTGAGGACGGCGACTCCGCGCGGGGGCAGGGTGACCTCGGCGGCCTGTGCGCCGGTGAGCAGGTCGGCCGCGGGCCACGGCAGCCGCACCTTCACCTCGACCGCGTTGTGGTTGAGCAGGAAGAAGAACTCGCCTCGGCGGGTCGCCTGCACTCCGGCGGGCAGGTCCGCCAGCACCGGTTGGACACCGGCTTCCGCCGTCACGCGGTCGATCAGCGTGCGCATCGCCTCCGGCTCCGGGCGGGTTGCCAGGTACCAGGCCGCGCCGTCGCCGAAGGCGTGGCGGGTCAGCGCCGGGTGCCCGGCGAGCGCGCCCTCGGTGAACGTGCCGAGCACGCTCGCACCCTTGGGCTCGATCTTTTCCGACCACAGCGTCGCGCGGGCGGCGCTGCCGAGCAGTTCCACGCCGATGCCGGCGCCTTCGGCGAGCGGCTGGAACTCCGGGATCCGCAGTCCCAGCACCTCGCGCAGCGGGGCCGGGTAGCCGCCGAGGTGCACGCGGTCGTTCTCGTCGACGATGCCGGAGAAGAACGACACCAGCAGGTGCCCGCCGCGCCGGACGTGGTCGGTGAGGTTCGCCGCGGTCGTCTCCCGCAGCAGGTAGAGGTTCGGCACCACCACGAGCCGGTAGCCGGACAGGTCGCGGTCGGGGTGCACGACGTCGCATCCGATGCCGGCATCGAACAGCGGGCCGTAGTGGGCGAGCAACGCGTCGACCTGGCCCAGCTCCGACGGGTGGGAGTCCAGTTCGAGGGCCCACCAGCTGTCCCAGTCGAGGACGAGCGCGACGTCGTTGTCCGGGCGGGTGCCCGCCAGCTCCCCGGCGGCGGCCAGTTCGGCGCCCAGTTCGGTGACCTCGCGGAAGGTGCGGGTGTCGGTGCCGGCGTGCGGCACCATCCCGGAGTGGAACTTCTCCGCGCCGCCCGCCGACTGCCGCCACTGGAAGAACAGCACGCCGTCGGCGCCCTGGGCGACGGCCTGCCAGCTCCACAGCCGCATCTGGCCGGGGGCCTTGGCGGCGTTGCGTGGCCGCCAGTTCACCGCGTTGGGCGCCTGTTCCATCAGCAGCCACGGCTGGCCGCCGCGCAGCGACCGGAACACGTCGTAGGACAGGCCGGCCAGCACGTGGGCGCGCGGGTCGTGCGGGTCGGGGTAGGAGTCGTAGCCGACGACGTCCACTTCGGACGACCACGCGTGCAGGTCCAGGGTCCTGGCCAGCGGAACGTGGTTGGTGGTCACCGGGATCTCCGGCGTGACGCGGCGCAGGACCGCCTTCTCCATCCGCAGCAGCTCCAGCATGGTGTCCGAGGAGAAGCGGGCGAAGTCCAGCCGTTGCGCCGGGTTGGCGAAGGTCGGCGCGGTGCGCGGCGGCAGGATCTCGTCGAAGTCGTCGTAGCGCTGGGACCAGAACTTCGTCGACCACGCCTCGTTGAGCTCGGAGACGTCGCCGTAGCGCTCGCGCAGCCAGTCGCGGAAGGCCAGCGCCGAGCTGTCGCAGTAGCAGGCGCGGACGTGGCAGCCGTACTCGTTGCCGATGTGCCACAACGCCAGCGCTGGGTGCTGGGCGTAGCGTTCGGCGAGTTTCTCGACGAGCCGCAGCGCGTGCTCGCGGTAGACCGGGCTGGACGGGCAGTACGCCTGCCGGGCGCCCGGCCACAGGATGGTGCCGTCGGCGCGTTGCGGCAGCGTTTCCGGGAACTTCCTCGCGAGCCACGGCGGCGGCGAGGCGGTCATCGTCGCGACCGAAGCCGCGACACCGCCCTCGGCGAGGTTGTCCAGCACCTGGTCGAACCAGCCGAAGTCGAAGTCGCCGGGCCGCGGTTCCACCAGCGCCCAGCCGAAGATGCCCACCGACACCAGGGAAATCCCGGCCTCGCTCATCAATCGGATGTCTTCGCGCCACACCTCCCGCGGCCACTGCTCGGGGTTGTAGTCCCCTCCGTAGGCGATGGTGGCGATGCGCTCCCGGAATCGGCGGGCGGCCTGCGGTTCGGTCAAGACTTGACGCTCCCTTCGGTGAGCCCGCCCTTCCAGTAGCGCTGCAGGAAGAGCATGGCGATCATCAGCGGAACGACCGAGACGAACGCGCCGCCCACCGTCAGCTGGGTGAGCACCGCGTCGCGTTCGGCCGCGGTGGACCACGCCGCCAGTCCCAGCGGCAGCGAGTACAGGCTGCTGTCGGACAGCATCACCAGCGGCAGGAAGTAGTTGGTCCAGATCGCGACGAACTGGAACAGGAACACGGTCACCAGCGCCGGTTTCATCAGCCGCAGCACGAGCGTGTTGAAGATGCGGAACTCCCCCGCGCCGTCGATCCGGCCGGACTCCAGCAGCTCGTCGGGGATCGCGGCGTCGGCGTAGATGCGCGCCAGGTAGACCCCGAAGGGGCTGACCATGCTGGGCAGCAGCACGCTGGCGTAGGTGTTGGCCAGGCCCAGCGAGCTGAAGATGAGGTAGAGCGGCAGCGCCAGCACGGTGAACGGGATCAGCACCCCGCCGAGCACCAGGTTGAACACCATTTCCCTGCCGCGGAAGGAGAACTTCGCGATGGCGTACCCGCACGCCGCTGACAGCCACGTCCCGGCCAGCGCGCCGACCCCGGCGTAGAGCAGGGTGTTGGCGACCCAGCGCAGGTAGATCCCGCCGTCGTGGCTGAAGAGCTGCCCGAGGTTGGTCCACAGCCTCGGGTCGGAGAACCACAGCCCGCTGGAGCCGTAGAGGCCGGTGGTCGTCTTCGTGGCCGCCACGGCCAGCCAGTACACCGGCAGCAGGAAGTACACCGCCGCGACCGCCAGCACGGCGGTCACCAGGATCTTCGACGCCCGCTCCGGCATCACGCGCCCCTCCTTCCGACCAGCTTGAGGAACCCGAAGGAGAGCACGAAGCAGGTCACCGCGACGATGATCGACTGCGCGGCGGCCAGCCCGTAGTCGTTGTTGGTGAACGCCTCGGCGTAGGCGCTCATGTTCGGGGTGTACTCGACGTCGATGTAGCCGCTGAGCGGTTTGAGCAGCAGCGGTTCGGTGAACAGCTGCAGCGTGCCGATGATGCTGAACACCGTGTTGAGCACCAGGGCCGGGCGGATCAGCGGCAGCTTGATCCGGATCGCGATCTGCCACGCGTTGGCGCCGTCGATGCGCGCGGCCTCCTGCAGCGCGGGGTCGATGGCGTTGAGCTGGGCGATGATGACCAGCATGTTGTAGCCGGCGTAGGTCCAGGTGACGATGTTGGCGATGGACCACAGGATCGAGCCCGACGACAGGAAGTCGACCGGGATTCCCAGTGCGGCGAACAGCTCCGAGACCGGGCTGATGCCCGGGGTGTAGAGGAATCCCCACAGGATGGATGCGATGACGCCGGGCACGCCGTAGGGCAGGAAGTAGGCGCTGCGGAAGAAGCCCTTCCAGCGGGCGGAGGCGGTGTCCAGCAGCAGGGCGAGCACGGTCGCGCCGAGGATCATCACCGGAACCTGCACCACGCCGAACAGCAGGATGCGGCCGAACCCGGCGATGAATCCGGGATCTTCCAGCGCCCACCGGTAGTTGGTCAGCCCGCCGAAGACGTTATCGGCCCCGCCCAGGCCGAGCGGACCGCTGCGCTGCACCACCAGCAGGCTGCGGTGCAGCGTGTAGAGCACCGGGGCGATGAAGAACGCGAGGAACAACAGGAGGAACGGTCCGACGAGGCCGGCGACGGCCACTCTCGTCCCCTTGGTGCGGCGCATGCGACTCCTTTGTCAGCGCTGCTCGCGGCCACCGCGAGCGGTGGCGGTCAGGACCGGTGGGGCAGCCCCTTCTTCTCCAGGTCGCGGATGATCCGGGCTTCGGCGTCGACCGCGATCTCGCGCAGGCTCCGCCCGCCCGCGGCCATCCCCTGCAGCTCGGCGTTGATGTGCTCCAGCGCCTGGTTCGTGGTCGGCAGCCACTTCCAGCTGTTGTCCACCGACTCGCTGGATTCGCGGAACACGTCGTTGATCCGCTGACCGCCGAAGAAGCCGAACGCCTCGTCCATGGCCGCGACGTGGGAGAGGTCGGCCAGCGCCGGGAATCCCATGCCCTTGACGACGAGGTCGCTGACCGTGGCGGGGTCGGTGTTGAGCCACAGCGCGAACTCCAGGGCCTGTGAGGGGAAGCGGCTGCCGCGCACCACCGAGGTGGCCGAGCCGCCGAGGTTGGTGGTGCGCACCGGACCGGCCGCGTCCCACTGCGGCATCCGCGCCACCGCCCACTTGCCCGCCGTGTTCTCGGCGTTGCCCTCCAGCACCTCCGCGTGCCAGTGCGCACCGAGCAGGCTGACGATCCGGCCGTCCTGGACGCTCTTGTAGAAGGCGTTGCCGCTGTTGGGGATGGTGTCGACCAGGTCCCGGTCGATGAGTCGCTGCCAGAAGGCGGTGACCCGGTGGGTCGCCGGGTTGTCCACGTCGACCACCCACTGCCGCTCGTCGGCGCCGAACCAGATGGAGCCGGCCTGCCAGCACAGCGCGGACAGGACCTCGGCGTTGTTGGTCGGGAACGTGGTGAGGTAGGCGTCGTGCTCCCGCACCCGCTCGGCGACGCGCTCGAACTCCTCCCACGTCGCAGGCGGTGTCAGGCCCCATTCGTCGAAGAGGTCCTTGCGGTAGTACGTCGCGACCGGACCGGATGCCTGCGGCACCGCGTAGACCCCGCCGCCGAAGCTGACCTGCTCGTAGGTCCAGTCGACGAACTGGTGGCGGTGTTCGCCGACACCGAGCGGGGCCAGGTCGACGAGTCCTCCGTGGAGCACGGCGTTGGGCAGCTCCATGAACTCGATCTGCACCAGGTCGGGCACGGCCCCTGCTTCCAGCGCGGCGTAGAGCTTCGGGTACGCGCCGTCAGCCCCGGCGGGGACTTCGACGTAGTGCACCTGGATGTCCGGGCGCTGCCGGTTCCAGGTGGCGACGACCTCGTCCATGCCGGGCACCCACGCCCAGAACTCCAGTTCCACCGGTTCCCCCGGCATCGCCGGTCGTCCCGGCTGGGGAGCCGGCTGCTGCGTGCACCCGGCGGCGGCGAGCCCGGCGGCCGCGCCCGCGAGCGCGCGAAGGCCCTGGCGCCTGGTCATCTTCGAGGTCCACATAGGTCACTCCGGGAGCAGAGCGGCCTCGACCAGGAACCGCCGCACCTCGGCGCGTTCGGCTTCGTCGAGCGGGATCATCGGGACGCTGGTCGTGCCGTGCTCGATCACTCCCCTGGCCACCAGCGCCTCCTTGAACGCCCCGATCGCCGAGGAGTACCGGCTCATCGGACGCCGCATCCCCACCTTGATCAGGTGGAACAGCCCGCGCAGCCGCACCTGCTCGGACTCGGCCAGCGCCCAGTCGCCGGCGGTGGCCGCCCGGTGCAGCCGCAGGTAGCCGTCCGGGTCGACGTTGCCGAGCCCGGGCACCAGCCCGTGCGCACCGAGCCGCAGCCCGGTGTCGGCCATCGTCTCCGAGCCGCTGAACACCAGGAACCGGTCGGTGTCGACGGTCTCCAGCACGGTGCGGATACCGTCGAGGTCGTCGCTGGAGTCCTTGAGCCCGGCGAGCGTGCCGTCCGCGGCGAGCTCGGCGACGGTTTCCGCGGCGAGCTTCGTGCCGACCGACACCGGGATGTCGTAGGCCAGCAGCGGCAGGTCGACCGCCGCCCGGATCCGGCGGAAGTGCACCGCGATCTCCGCCGGGTGGGTCGGCACGTAGAAGGGCGCCGTCGCGACCAGGGCGTCCGCTCCGTGGCGCCGCGCGGCGCGCGCCTGCTCGACGACCCGTGGCGTCGCGGTGTCGATGACTCCCGCCAGCACCGGGACCTGCCCCGCGCTGACCCCGGCCACGACTTCGAGAACGCGGTGGCGCGTGCTGTCCGGCAGGTAGCCGACCTCGCCGGTCGAGCCGGTGACGAACAGGCCGTGGACGCCCGCGCCGAGCAGGTGCCCGGTCAGCTTCTCCAGCGACGGCACGTCCAGCTCCCGCTCCGGGGTCAGGGGCGTGCACAGCGGCGGGACGACCCCGCCGGCGATCGGGACCTCGGTTTGCGGACCGGGCTGGGCCATTGCGCTCCTCGGACTGGTGGTCGATTCGACCATTGTGGGCATCACACGTGGGACGTAGGATGTCCTGCGATGTGTGCAAGCTAGCGGGCGGGCCGGGCGATGACAAGTGGTCGTCCGAACCGGGACGCGAGTGGCCGCACCGTCGAACATCCGGCGTCAGAAGGGTTTTCGGCGTCCATGAACCGATTCCGCCCCGCTCGACCGTCCGCTGACCACCGACCGGAGCCCGCCTGCCGACCGCGCGCCGCGCACCGGCTGCGGGTGCTCGCTGCGGCCGTCGTGACCGTGACCGCGAGCAGCGTCCTGGCCGCACCCGCCCACGCCGCCGGCCCACCCGGCGGTCCGGCGGACTTCACCGAACAGGCGCTCTACGCCCGGGGACTGGCCGGTTACGCCTGCTACCGGATCCCGGCCATCGTCCGGACGACCGCCGCCACCCTGCTGGCCTTCGCGGAGGCACGGCGCAACGACTGCGGCGACGACGGTGACGTGGACCTGGTCGTGCGGCGCTCCACCGACGGGGGCCGGACCTGGGGCCCGGTCCAGCTCGTCGGCGACAACGGACCCCACACCTTCGGCAACCCGGTTCCGGTCGTGGACGCCGCTACCGGCCGCGTCGTCCTGGTCACCACGCACAACCCCGGCGACGTCGACCGCGACCGCACCGTCCACGTCCAGCACAGCGACGACGACGGCCGGACCTGGAGCGCGCCCCGGGACATCACCGCGCAGGTCAAGGACCCTGCGTGGGACCGCTGGTACGCGACCGGGCCGATGCACGGCATCCAGCTCACCCGCGGCGAGCACGCCGGACGGCTCGTGGTCGGCGCATCGCACGAGTCGGCCGACGAGCGCCAGGTCGGCGGTCACCTCGTCTACAGCGACGACGGTGGGCTCAACTGGCGGGTGGGCGCCAACGCCGAGCACCGGCCCGACACCATCAAGCCGCAGGAGATGAGCGTGGTGGAGCTGGTCGACGGCCGCGTGTACGCCGCGGCGCGCGACCAGGGCGGCACCGATCCCGGGCACCGCGCCTTCGCCGTCTCCGCCGACGGCGGCGAGACGTTCGAGAAGCCGTTCCGCACGATCCCCGAGCTCCAGACGCCGATCATCCAGGGCTCGGCGCTGCGCTGGCGGGCCGTCGACGAGGGCGACGCAGGCAACCGCATCCTGTTCTCCGCACCCGCCCACCCGGCCGGGCGCGAGGCCATGAGCATCCGCTCGTCCTACGACGAGGGCGGGAGCTGGGAGAGCTGGCAGGACGGCAAGATCGTCCACTGGGGACCGTCCGGGTACTCCGACCTCACCGCGATCGACGAGGACACGATCGGACTGCTCTACGAGCGCGGCAAGGGAAATCCGTACGAGGAGATCGTGCTCGCGCGCTTCGGCGAGGCGTACCTGGAGCAGCCCAACGGCACACCGCCGAACTTCCCGGAGCCGCCCGCGCCGGGTCCGACGACTCCGGACGTGTCGAAGAACGCGCACACGGCGTACGTGCGAGGAACGCCCGGCCTGACCGAGGGCCGGTTCGGATCCGCGTTGGCGGCCACCGGCGGGCAGCACGTGCACGTCCCGCTCACCGACGAGCTCGACCTGCGCTCCGACGACTTCACCGTCACGGCGTGGTTCTCCTACGACCAGACCGCCGGAGCGCACACCCTCCTCTGGGCCTACCGGATGGGTTCGGAGAACACCCCGCAGCTGTGGCTGCGCGCCGAGCCGGGGAGCAACCGCATCCGCGCGCACCTGGCGGCCGAGGAGGGGCACGCCACCATCGCCTCGACGTCGGCGTTCAACGACGGGCGCTGGCACCACGTGGTCCTGCAGCGCGGCGGCGGGCGGTTCCGGATGATCGTCGACGGTGCCGAGGTCGCCGTCGCGGCGGCTCCGCTCGGCTCGGTGTCGGCCGGCGGCGCGGAGTTCGGGATCGACGGCGTCCACATCGGACAGCGGGTGGACGGTGCCGACCGCTGGCACGGCGCGCTGGACGAGGTCCGAGTCTACCGGCGGGCGCTGCCGCGGGGCCAGCTCGACGCGATCCGGGCGGTGAACCGCCCGATCGGCGCGGGCCTGGAACTGCGGCTGCCGCTGGACGGGGTGGGCCGATGAGCGCGCTCGGCTGCGCGGTGGTCACGGGTGCCGCGTCGGGTATCGGCGCGGCCGTGCTGCGGTGCTTCGCCGGGGCGGGGAACCCGGTTCTGGGCGTGGACGTCGACGACTCCGGGCGCCGGCTGGCCGCTGACCTGGCGGCCTCCGGCGCCGAAGCCACGTGGATCACCGGCGACGTGGCCGTCGAGGAGACCTGGCAGCGGGTGGCCGAACGGACTCCGCGCATGCACGTGCTGGTCAGCAACGCCTACGCGGTGGCGGTGAAGCCGCTGCACGAGACGGCGCCCGAGGAGTGGCGGCGGCAGCTCGCGGTGAACCTCGACGCCGCGTACCTGGGTTTCCGGGCGTGCCTGCCCGCCCTGCGGGCAGGTGGTGGCAGCGTCGTGCTGGTGTCGTCGGTCCACGCGCACGCGGGCATCCCCGGTCACGCGGCGTACGCGGCGAGCAAGGGCGCGCTGCTGTCGCTGACCGGTCAGCTCGCCGTCGACTACGGGCCCGGGATCCGGGTCAACTGCGTCCTGCCGGGTCCGATCGCGACCGCCGCGTGGGACCGGGTCGACGCCGAAGGGCGCGAGCGGAGCGCGGCGAGCACCGTCATGGGCAGGCTCGGCGAGCCGGCCGAGGTCGCCGCGGCGGTGCACTTCCTGGCGTCCGCGCAGGCGTCCTACATCACCGGGAGCAGCCTGGTGGTCGACGGCGGCTGGACGGTTCGCAAGGACTCAGCCTGAGCACGCCTTCGCGATCGCCGCGGTGTCCCAGTAGAACGGGCGCACCTCGGCGAGCCCGCGGTCGCGGATCCGGATGTGCTGGAGGATGGGGAACTCCAGCTCGGTGCCGGTGGCTCTGGCCCGCGCCCTGATCCGGCTGAGCACGACCGCGGTCGCATCGCCGAACCAGTAGTCCTGCTCGCCGATGTCGAAGCGCTCCCACGTCCGGCTCATGGTGGCGAAGAAGCGCTCCAGGCCGTCGTGGCCGCGCCAGGTCCCCGAGTACGGCAGGCCCGGGTCCTGGTGCAGCACCACGTCCGGGTCGAGGTGCCGCGCCACTCCGGAGAAGTCGGCCCGGCCCGGGCCACCGGCGGCGAGGTATTCGGCCTCGGCCGCGTAGAAGTCATCCAGAGCGGCGGAGAGCTGGTCGGTCTCGGCGGTTCGTGGGGTCATCGTCGTCGTCCTCGTCGTCGTGCCTCTTGCGGTGCACCTCGAGTCAATCCGCGCCGGGGAGCCGAGCCAAGCGGGTTTCGGACATCGCACTGCGAATCGGAAACCGTTGGACAGCGCCCGAATACTGTCCACATGGGCATCTCCCCCGCGGTCGGCGACCAGCACCGCATCACCGCCACCCCCGTCGACGATCCGGTCTCGGCGGTGCTGCTGCGCACCTACGTCGACGAGGTGGCGAGCCGGTACTACGGGCGGCAGGCCACCACCGAGGAGATCGACCGCGCCCTGGCCGAGGACCCCAGCGACGACCTCCGCCCGCCGCACGGCGCGTTCCTCGTCGGGTGGGACGGCGACACGTCCGTCGGCTGCGTGGCCGTCCGGCTGCTGTCACCGGAGATCGCCGAGATCAAGCGCATGTACGTCGCACCGCGGGTGCGCGGCCTGGGCTGGGGCGGCCGGCTGCTGGTGGCGGTCGAGGAGCACGCCCGCTCGCTCGGGGCGTCGCTGCTGCGGCTCGACACCCGCGCCGACCTCGTCGAGGCGCGCGGACTCTACGCCAAGCACGGCTTCGCCGAGATCCCGCCGTACGCGCGGCGCAAGTACGCCGACCACTGGTTCGAGAAGCGGATCGCGGCGGGGCAGTTCTGAGACGCCGGTCCCGTCACTTCCGGCACTCGATCAGGAAGCGGGTCGTGGTGGCGACGAAGGAGCCTTCGGCCTCGATGCGTTCGTGCAGGGAGCGCAGCTGCGGGCGGTACCGGTCCACCGTGAAGCCCGGGACCATCCAGATCACCCTCCGCAGGAAGTAGACCACCGCGCCGATGTCGAAGAACTCGGTGCGCAGGGACTCCGAGCGCAGGTCGACCACCTCCAGCCCCGCTGCCTGCGCCGCCGCCCGGGCGTCGTCGGGATGGCGCTTGCGCCGCACCTCCCGCGGTTGCGGGCCCAGGAAGTGCTCGACGAGCTCGAAGACGCTGGCGGGGCCGACCTGCTGGGAGAAGTACGTGCCGCCGGGCCGCAGCACGCGGGCGATCTCGGGCCACCACGTGGTCACCGGGTGCCTGCTGACGACCAGGTCGAACGCCTCGTCGGCGAACGGCAGCGGCGGCTCGTCGGCGTCGGCGACGACCACCACGCCGCGCGGGTGCAGCAGCCGGGTCGCCTCGGCGATGTTGGGCGGCCACGACTCGGTGGCCACCGCCAGCGGCGGCAGCTCCGGCACCCCGGCCAGGGCCTCCCCGCCGCCGGTCTGCACGTCGAGCGCTGCGCGGGCGGTGGCCATCCGCTCGCCCATCATGCGCTGGTAACCCCACGACGGCCGCTGCTCGGTGGCACGTCCCTCCAGCCACGAGAAGTCCCAGCCGTCTACGGACACGGCGGCACCCTCGGCGACCAGCTCCTCGAAACCACGGGACATGCCCGGATTCTCGCAACCCCTCGAGAACGGGGGCCACCGGATTTCACCGCGGACGCCAGGGCCGCGGCCACATCGCACCGGGCCGCGGCCACCGGGCCGCGCCCGCGTCGCGGTACGGCTTTACCGTGGTGCTGAACCGAAACTCGGAACCGATGGAGTGGGCATGACGGGTAAGAACCGGACGCTGATCGTTTGCCGGCACGCCAAGGCCGACCGGCCCGACGGCGGGTCCGACTTCGAGCGCCCGCTCGCCGCCCGCGGGCGCAAGGACGCGCCCGTCGCGGGCAAGTGGATGCGCAACAACGCGCCCGGTGTCGAGCTCGTCGTCTGCTCCCCGGCGCTGCGGGCCAAGCAGACCTGGGAGCTGCTGGGCGCAGAGCTCGCGTCCGCGCCGACGGTGCGCTACGAGCAGGACGTCTACGACGCCACCACGGGCGATCTGCTCGCGGTCGTCAACGGGCTGCCCGAGATCGTGCGCACCGTGCTGCTGGTCGGCCACAACCCGGGTTTCGAGGGGCTGGTCTCGCTGCTGACGAGGCGGACGCACGAGATGCGCACCGCCGCGGTCGCCGTCCTCAGCGGCCCCGGCGACTGGTCGGAGATCACGCCGGGATGGGCGGAGCTGGTGGGTTCGACCGTGCCTCGCGGCTGACCACCGCGGAAGCTCCGGCGGGCATATCCTGGCGACGCTGCGACACTTTTCCCGCGACAGGAGATGGTCGGCCAGATGTCTCGCATCATCACCAATCCCGCCGTGCTGCACGATCCGGTCCCGTTCGGCTACAGCCACGTCGTCGAGGCCACCGGCGGGAACCCGGTGTTCATCGCCGGCCAGTACGGCTCCGGCGATGACGGCCAGGTCGTCTCGCCCGGCTTCGCCGAGCAGGTCGAGCGGGCCTTCGCCAATCTCGGGACCGCGCTGACGGCCGTCGGCCTGACCTTCGAGCACGTCGTGCGCGTCGGCACCTACGTCGTCGACCACGACGCGGACAAGCTCCACGTGCTCGCCGGGCAGGTCGAGCGCACCTGGGGTGACCGGCCGCCGGCGCAGACCCTGATCGGCGTGGCCTCCCTCGCCCTGCCGGACATGCTCTTCGAGATCGACGCCGTCGCAATCCGCCCCGCGTGACCGGCGCCCGGCGCTGACCGGATCGTTCCGCACGGCGGCGCGATGATGCCTTCCCGCCGCCGTGCCCTCCCGGCAAGACTTGCCGGCGTGAACAGAGCACTCCTCGTGATCGACGTCCAGGAATCCTTCCGGCAGCGCCCGAACTGGGCCGCCATCTCCGAGCCACGGATCGCTGAGCAGGTCGACCGGCTGGTGCGGATGGCCCGCGACGCGGGCGACCTCGTGGTGTGGGTCCTGCACACCGAGCCCGGCACAGGCAACGTCTTCGACCCCGAGAGCGGGTTCGTGCGCCTGCTCGACGACCTCCGGCCGCAGCCGGGTGAGCCGGTGCTGACCAAGACCTCGCACAACGCCTTCACCACCACCAACCTCCAGCAGACGCTGACCGCGCACGGCATCCGCGAGCTGGTCGTGTGCGGCATCCGCACCGAGCAGTGCTGCGAGACCACGGCGCGCGTGGCGTCGGACTACGGCTACGCCATCACCTTCGCCGTCGACGCGACGGCGACGCAGCCGATCCCGCACTGGGACGCCCCGGCGGACCGGCCGCTGGCCGAGGTCCTCGCCGACCCGCGCACCCTCGGCACCGACGAGATCATCGCCCGCACCCGCTACGCCCTCGCGGGCCGGTTCGCCACCATCGCAACCGTCGACGAGCTCACCGGTGCGACCAACCCGGTAGGCTGACCGGTTCGTGACCCGCGTCGTCTTCGTACTCGTCCCCGGCGTGCACCTGCTCGACCTCGCGGGACCCGCGCAGGTGTTCTCCACCGCCGCCCGGCAGGGACTCGGCTACACCTTGACCTACGTCGCCGAGCAGGCGTCGGTGCCGACGGCGCAGTCGCTGCCGGTGCACGCCGAGACCGGGTGGCCCGAGCTGTGCGCGGACGACCTCGTCATCGTTCCCGGCTGGCAGGGCGACTTCCTGCCGCGTACGGCCGTGCTCTCCGATGCTCAGTTGCGCGGACTGCGCGCGCACCACGCGCGTGGCGGCACAGTGGCCAGCGTGTGCTCCGGCGCCGACGCGCTGGGCCGGGCCGGGCTGCTCGACGGCCGCCGCTGCACCACCCACCACGAGTTGCAGGACCAGCTGGCGGCGCGGTACCCGCGGGCCCACGTCGTGCGCGACGTCCTCTACACCCTCGACGACCGGGTGGTCACCTCCGCGGGCATCGCCAGCGGGATCGACGTCGCGCTGCACCTGGTCGCCACCGGCCACGGACCGGCCGCGGCGGCCCGCATCGCCCGCGCGATGGTCGTCTACGCCCGCCGCAACGGCGACGAGCCGCAGGCCAGCGCCATGCTGCGGCACCGCGGCCACCTCAGCGACGCGGTGCACCGCGTCCAGGACCTGCTCGACGCGCGGTTCGCCGAGCGGCTGCCGCTGGCCCGGCTGGCGGCCGAGGCCGGGTGCAGCGAGCGGACGCTGACGCGCGGCTTCACGCGGGCGACCGGGCTCACGCCGC is a window of Saccharopolyspora erythraea NRRL 2338 DNA encoding:
- a CDS encoding beta-galactosidase yields the protein MTEPQAARRFRERIATIAYGGDYNPEQWPREVWREDIRLMSEAGISLVSVGIFGWALVEPRPGDFDFGWFDQVLDNLAEGGVAASVATMTASPPPWLARKFPETLPQRADGTILWPGARQAYCPSSPVYREHALRLVEKLAERYAQHPALALWHIGNEYGCHVRACYCDSSALAFRDWLRERYGDVSELNEAWSTKFWSQRYDDFDEILPPRTAPTFANPAQRLDFARFSSDTMLELLRMEKAVLRRVTPEIPVTTNHVPLARTLDLHAWSSEVDVVGYDSYPDPHDPRAHVLAGLSYDVFRSLRGGQPWLLMEQAPNAVNWRPRNAAKAPGQMRLWSWQAVAQGADGVLFFQWRQSAGGAEKFHSGMVPHAGTDTRTFREVTELGAELAAAGELAGTRPDNDVALVLDWDSWWALELDSHPSELGQVDALLAHYGPLFDAGIGCDVVHPDRDLSGYRLVVVPNLYLLRETTAANLTDHVRRGGHLLVSFFSGIVDENDRVHLGGYPAPLREVLGLRIPEFQPLAEGAGIGVELLGSAARATLWSEKIEPKGASVLGTFTEGALAGHPALTRHAFGDGAAWYLATRPEPEAMRTLIDRVTAEAGVQPVLADLPAGVQATRRGEFFFLLNHNAVEVKVRLPWPAADLLTGAQAAEVTLPPRGVAVLKPVER
- a CDS encoding carbohydrate ABC transporter permease, translated to MPERASKILVTAVLAVAAVYFLLPVYWLAVAATKTTTGLYGSSGLWFSDPRLWTNLGQLFSHDGGIYLRWVANTLLYAGVGALAGTWLSAACGYAIAKFSFRGREMVFNLVLGGVLIPFTVLALPLYLIFSSLGLANTYASVLLPSMVSPFGVYLARIYADAAIPDELLESGRIDGAGEFRIFNTLVLRLMKPALVTVFLFQFVAIWTNYFLPLVMLSDSSLYSLPLGLAAWSTAAERDAVLTQLTVGGAFVSVVPLMIAMLFLQRYWKGGLTEGSVKS
- a CDS encoding carbohydrate ABC transporter permease, which gives rise to MRRTKGTRVAVAGLVGPFLLLFLAFFIAPVLYTLHRSLLVVQRSGPLGLGGADNVFGGLTNYRWALEDPGFIAGFGRILLFGVVQVPVMILGATVLALLLDTASARWKGFFRSAYFLPYGVPGVIASILWGFLYTPGISPVSELFAALGIPVDFLSSGSILWSIANIVTWTYAGYNMLVIIAQLNAIDPALQEAARIDGANAWQIAIRIKLPLIRPALVLNTVFSIIGTLQLFTEPLLLKPLSGYIDVEYTPNMSAYAEAFTNNDYGLAAAQSIIVAVTCFVLSFGFLKLVGRRGA
- a CDS encoding ABC transporter substrate-binding protein, producing MTRRQGLRALAGAAAGLAAAGCTQQPAPQPGRPAMPGEPVELEFWAWVPGMDEVVATWNRQRPDIQVHYVEVPAGADGAYPKLYAALEAGAVPDLVQIEFMELPNAVLHGGLVDLAPLGVGEHRHQFVDWTYEQVSFGGGVYAVPQASGPVATYYRKDLFDEWGLTPPATWEEFERVAERVREHDAYLTTFPTNNAEVLSALCWQAGSIWFGADERQWVVDVDNPATHRVTAFWQRLIDRDLVDTIPNSGNAFYKSVQDGRIVSLLGAHWHAEVLEGNAENTAGKWAVARMPQWDAAGPVRTTNLGGSATSVVRGSRFPSQALEFALWLNTDPATVSDLVVKGMGFPALADLSHVAAMDEAFGFFGGQRINDVFRESSESVDNSWKWLPTTNQALEHINAELQGMAAGGRSLREIAVDAEARIIRDLEKKGLPHRS
- a CDS encoding dihydrodipicolinate synthase family protein, with protein sequence MAQPGPQTEVPIAGGVVPPLCTPLTPERELDVPSLEKLTGHLLGAGVHGLFVTGSTGEVGYLPDSTRHRVLEVVAGVSAGQVPVLAGVIDTATPRVVEQARAARRHGADALVATAPFYVPTHPAEIAVHFRRIRAAVDLPLLAYDIPVSVGTKLAAETVAELAADGTLAGLKDSSDDLDGIRTVLETVDTDRFLVFSGSETMADTGLRLGAHGLVPGLGNVDPDGYLRLHRAATAGDWALAESEQVRLRGLFHLIKVGMRRPMSRYSSAIGAFKEALVARGVIEHGTTSVPMIPLDEAERAEVRRFLVEAALLPE